From a region of the Suncus etruscus isolate mSunEtr1 chromosome 11, mSunEtr1.pri.cur, whole genome shotgun sequence genome:
- the DNM1L gene encoding dynamin-1-like protein isoform X2, with product MEALIPVINKLQDVFNTVGADVIQLPQIVVVGTQSSGKSSVLESLVGRDLLPRGTGIVTRRPLILQLVHVAPEDKRKTAGEDNDPATWKNSRQPGKGVEAEEWGKFLHTKNKLYTDFDEIRQEIENETERISGNNKGVSPEPIHLKIFSPNVVNLTLVDLPGMTKVPVGDQPKDIELQIRELILRFISNPNSIILAVTAANTDMATSEALKISREVDPDGRRTLAVITKLDLMDAGTDAMDVLMGRVIPVKLGIIGVVNRSQLDINNKKSVTDSIRDEYAFLQKKYPSLANRNGTKYLARTLNRLLMHHIRDCLPELKTRINVLAAQYQSLLNSYGEPVGDKSATLLQLITKFATEYCNTIEGTAKHIETSELCGGARICYIFHETFGRTLESVDPLGGLNTIDILTAIRNATGPRPALFVPEVSFELLVKRQIKRLEEPSLRCVELVHEEMQRIIQHCSNYSTQELLRFPKLHDAIVEVVTCLLRKRLPVTNEMVHNLVAIELAYINTKHPDFADACGLMNNNIEEQRRNRLARELPSATSRDKSSKAPSALAPASQEPSPAASAEADGKVTPGAGGVGDAAQEPAAGSWRGMLKSSKAEELLAEEKSKPLPIMPASPQKGHAVNLLDVPVPVARKLSAREQRDCEVIERLIKSYFLIVRKNIQDSVPKAVMHFLVNHVKDTLQSELVGQLYKSSLLDDLLTESEDMAQRRKEAADMLKALQGAGQIIAEIRETHLW from the exons AGCAGCGGAAAGAGCTCGGTGCTGGAGAGCCTGGTCGGCCGGGACCTGCTGCCACGGGGCACCGGCATCGTCACCCGCAGACCCCTCATCCTGCAACTCGTGCACGTGGCCCCCGAAGACAAGCGGAAAACTGCGGGTGAAGACAACG ACCCTGCCACCTGGAAAAACTCAAGACAGCCCGGCAAAG GGGTGGAAGCAGAAGAATGGGGTAAATTTCTTCACACCAAGAATAAG CTTTACACAGACTTTGATGAAATTCGACAAGAAATTGAAAATGAGACAGAAAGAATTTCAGGAAATAATAAG ggagtgagccctgagcccaTCCACCTAAAGATCTTCTCGCCCAACGTCGTCAACCTGACACTTGTGGATCTTCCAGGAATGACCAAG GTGCCTGTAGGTGACCAGCCGAAGGACATCGAGCTACAAATCCGAGAGCTCATTCTCCGGTTCATCAGTAACCCCAACTCCATCATCCTCGCGGTCACGGCCGCCAATACAGACATGGCCACCTCAGAAGCACTGAAGATCTCCAGGGAGGTGGATCCCGATG GTCGCAGGACCCTGGCTGTGATTACGAAGCTTGACCTCATGGATGCGGGTACCGATGCCATGGATGTTCTGATGGGACGAGTCATCCCTGTCAAACTGGGCATCATCGGCGTTGTGAACAG GAGCCAGCTGGACATCAACAATAAGAAGAGTGTCACGGACTCGATCCGGGACGAGTACGCATTCCTTCAGAAGAAGTATCCATCTTTGGCAAACAGGAATGGGACCAAGTACCTCGCCCGCACTCTAAACAG GTTGCTGATGCATCACATCCGAGATTGCTTACCTGAGTTGAAAACAAGAATCAACGTTTTGGCTGCCCAGTACCAGTCCCTGCTGAACAGCTATGGCGAGCCTGTGGGTGACAAAAGTGCCACGTTACTACAGCTCATCACCAAGTTTGCCACAGAGTACTGTAACACCATCGAGGGCACAGCCAAGCACATCGAGACCTCAGAGCT GTGTGGCGGTGCCAGGATCTGCTACATTTTCCATGAGACCTTTGGGCGGACCTTAGAGTCTGTGGATCCACTGGGTGGCCTGAACACCATCGACATCCTGACAGCCATTAGAAATGCCACG GGCCCCCGACCTGCACTTTTCGTGCCTGAGGTCTCCTTTGAGCTGTTGGTAAAGCGGCAGATCAAGCGCCTGGAGGAGCCGAGCCTGAGGTGTGTGGAGCTGGTGCACGAGGAGATGCAGCGGATTATCCAGCACTGCAGCAACTACAGCACACAG GAGTTGCTGCGCTTCCCAAAACTCCACGATGCCATTGTTGAAGTGGTGACGTGTCTCCTTCGCAAGCGGCTGCCGGTCACCAACGAGATG gtcCATAACTTGGTGGCCATCGAGCTGGCTTACATCAACACAAAACACCCCGACTTCGCAGATGCCTGTGGTCTGATGAACAATAATATAGAG GAGCAGAGGAGAAATAGGCTGGCCAGGGAACTGCCTTCAGCCACATCTCGAGACAAG TCCTCTAAAGCTCCCAGTGCTCTGGCACCTGCTTCCCAGGAGCCCTCCCCTGCTGCTTCTGCCGAGGCCGATGGCAAG GTGACACCAGGGGCTGGGGGCGTTGGGGATGCTGCGCAGGAGCCTGCAGCCGGCAGCTGGCGGGGGATGCTGAAGTCTTCCAAGGCGGAGGAGCTGCTGGCAGAAGAGAAGTCTAAGCCACTGCCCATCATGCCAGCCAGCCCACAGAAGGGCCACGCAGTGAACCTGCTGGATGTG CCTGTCCCTGTAGCCCGGAAGCTGTCTGCCCGAGAACAGCGCGACTGTGAGGTGATTGAGCGGCTGATCAAGTCCTATTTCCTCATCGTTAGAAAGAATATCCAGGACAG CGTGCCAAAGGCCGTCATGCACTTCCTGGTGAACCATGTGAAGGACACACTGCAGAGTGAACTGGTAGGGCAGCTGTACAAGTCCTCACTGCTGGATGACCTGCTCACTGAGTCCGAGGACATGGCACAGCGCAGGAAGGAGGCTGCTGACATGCTGAAG GCCTTACAAGGAGCTGGTCAGATCATCGCTGAGATTCGAGAGACTCATCTGTGGTGA
- the DNM1L gene encoding dynamin-1-like protein isoform X4 encodes MEALIPVINKLQDVFNTVGADVIQLPQIVVVGTQSSGKSSVLESLVGRDLLPRGTGIVTRRPLILQLVHVAPEDKRKTAGEDNGVEAEEWGKFLHTKNKLYTDFDEIRQEIENETERISGNNKGVSPEPIHLKIFSPNVVNLTLVDLPGMTKVPVGDQPKDIELQIRELILRFISNPNSIILAVTAANTDMATSEALKISREVDPDGRRTLAVITKLDLMDAGTDAMDVLMGRVIPVKLGIIGVVNRSQLDINNKKSVTDSIRDEYAFLQKKYPSLANRNGTKYLARTLNRLLMHHIRDCLPELKTRINVLAAQYQSLLNSYGEPVGDKSATLLQLITKFATEYCNTIEGTAKHIETSELCGGARICYIFHETFGRTLESVDPLGGLNTIDILTAIRNATGPRPALFVPEVSFELLVKRQIKRLEEPSLRCVELVHEEMQRIIQHCSNYSTQELLRFPKLHDAIVEVVTCLLRKRLPVTNEMVHNLVAIELAYINTKHPDFADACGLMNNNIEEQRRNRLARELPSATSRDKSSKAPSALAPASQEPSPAASAEADGKVTPGAGGVGDAAQEPAAGSWRGMLKSSKAEELLAEEKSKPLPIMPASPQKGHAVNLLDVPVPVARKLSAREQRDCEVIERLIKSYFLIVRKNIQDSVPKAVMHFLVNHVKDTLQSELVGQLYKSSLLDDLLTESEDMAQRRKEAADMLKALQGAGQIIAEIRETHLW; translated from the exons AGCAGCGGAAAGAGCTCGGTGCTGGAGAGCCTGGTCGGCCGGGACCTGCTGCCACGGGGCACCGGCATCGTCACCCGCAGACCCCTCATCCTGCAACTCGTGCACGTGGCCCCCGAAGACAAGCGGAAAACTGCGGGTGAAGACAACG GGGTGGAAGCAGAAGAATGGGGTAAATTTCTTCACACCAAGAATAAG CTTTACACAGACTTTGATGAAATTCGACAAGAAATTGAAAATGAGACAGAAAGAATTTCAGGAAATAATAAG ggagtgagccctgagcccaTCCACCTAAAGATCTTCTCGCCCAACGTCGTCAACCTGACACTTGTGGATCTTCCAGGAATGACCAAG GTGCCTGTAGGTGACCAGCCGAAGGACATCGAGCTACAAATCCGAGAGCTCATTCTCCGGTTCATCAGTAACCCCAACTCCATCATCCTCGCGGTCACGGCCGCCAATACAGACATGGCCACCTCAGAAGCACTGAAGATCTCCAGGGAGGTGGATCCCGATG GTCGCAGGACCCTGGCTGTGATTACGAAGCTTGACCTCATGGATGCGGGTACCGATGCCATGGATGTTCTGATGGGACGAGTCATCCCTGTCAAACTGGGCATCATCGGCGTTGTGAACAG GAGCCAGCTGGACATCAACAATAAGAAGAGTGTCACGGACTCGATCCGGGACGAGTACGCATTCCTTCAGAAGAAGTATCCATCTTTGGCAAACAGGAATGGGACCAAGTACCTCGCCCGCACTCTAAACAG GTTGCTGATGCATCACATCCGAGATTGCTTACCTGAGTTGAAAACAAGAATCAACGTTTTGGCTGCCCAGTACCAGTCCCTGCTGAACAGCTATGGCGAGCCTGTGGGTGACAAAAGTGCCACGTTACTACAGCTCATCACCAAGTTTGCCACAGAGTACTGTAACACCATCGAGGGCACAGCCAAGCACATCGAGACCTCAGAGCT GTGTGGCGGTGCCAGGATCTGCTACATTTTCCATGAGACCTTTGGGCGGACCTTAGAGTCTGTGGATCCACTGGGTGGCCTGAACACCATCGACATCCTGACAGCCATTAGAAATGCCACG GGCCCCCGACCTGCACTTTTCGTGCCTGAGGTCTCCTTTGAGCTGTTGGTAAAGCGGCAGATCAAGCGCCTGGAGGAGCCGAGCCTGAGGTGTGTGGAGCTGGTGCACGAGGAGATGCAGCGGATTATCCAGCACTGCAGCAACTACAGCACACAG GAGTTGCTGCGCTTCCCAAAACTCCACGATGCCATTGTTGAAGTGGTGACGTGTCTCCTTCGCAAGCGGCTGCCGGTCACCAACGAGATG gtcCATAACTTGGTGGCCATCGAGCTGGCTTACATCAACACAAAACACCCCGACTTCGCAGATGCCTGTGGTCTGATGAACAATAATATAGAG GAGCAGAGGAGAAATAGGCTGGCCAGGGAACTGCCTTCAGCCACATCTCGAGACAAG TCCTCTAAAGCTCCCAGTGCTCTGGCACCTGCTTCCCAGGAGCCCTCCCCTGCTGCTTCTGCCGAGGCCGATGGCAAG GTGACACCAGGGGCTGGGGGCGTTGGGGATGCTGCGCAGGAGCCTGCAGCCGGCAGCTGGCGGGGGATGCTGAAGTCTTCCAAGGCGGAGGAGCTGCTGGCAGAAGAGAAGTCTAAGCCACTGCCCATCATGCCAGCCAGCCCACAGAAGGGCCACGCAGTGAACCTGCTGGATGTG CCTGTCCCTGTAGCCCGGAAGCTGTCTGCCCGAGAACAGCGCGACTGTGAGGTGATTGAGCGGCTGATCAAGTCCTATTTCCTCATCGTTAGAAAGAATATCCAGGACAG CGTGCCAAAGGCCGTCATGCACTTCCTGGTGAACCATGTGAAGGACACACTGCAGAGTGAACTGGTAGGGCAGCTGTACAAGTCCTCACTGCTGGATGACCTGCTCACTGAGTCCGAGGACATGGCACAGCGCAGGAAGGAGGCTGCTGACATGCTGAAG GCCTTACAAGGAGCTGGTCAGATCATCGCTGAGATTCGAGAGACTCATCTGTGGTGA
- the DNM1L gene encoding dynamin-1-like protein isoform X3, producing the protein MEALIPVINKLQDVFNTVGADVIQLPQIVVVGTQSSGKSSVLESLVGRDLLPRGTGIVTRRPLILQLVHVAPEDKRKTAGEDNGVEAEEWGKFLHTKNKLYTDFDEIRQEIENETERISGNNKGVSPEPIHLKIFSPNVVNLTLVDLPGMTKVPVGDQPKDIELQIRELILRFISNPNSIILAVTAANTDMATSEALKISREVDPDGRRTLAVITKLDLMDAGTDAMDVLMGRVIPVKLGIIGVVNRSQLDINNKKSVTDSIRDEYAFLQKKYPSLANRNGTKYLARTLNRLLMHHIRDCLPELKTRINVLAAQYQSLLNSYGEPVGDKSATLLQLITKFATEYCNTIEGTAKHIETSELCGGARICYIFHETFGRTLESVDPLGGLNTIDILTAIRNATGPRPALFVPEVSFELLVKRQIKRLEEPSLRCVELVHEEMQRIIQHCSNYSTQELLRFPKLHDAIVEVVTCLLRKRLPVTNEMVHNLVAIELAYINTKHPDFADACGLMNNNIEEQRRNRLARELPSATSRDKSSKAPSALAPASQEPSPAASAEADGKLIQDSRRETKNVTPGAGGVGDAAQEPAAGSWRGMLKSSKAEELLAEEKSKPLPIMPASPQKGHAVNLLDVPVPVARKLSAREQRDCEVIERLIKSYFLIVRKNIQDSVPKAVMHFLVNHVKDTLQSELVGQLYKSSLLDDLLTESEDMAQRRKEAADMLKALQGAGQIIAEIRETHLW; encoded by the exons AGCAGCGGAAAGAGCTCGGTGCTGGAGAGCCTGGTCGGCCGGGACCTGCTGCCACGGGGCACCGGCATCGTCACCCGCAGACCCCTCATCCTGCAACTCGTGCACGTGGCCCCCGAAGACAAGCGGAAAACTGCGGGTGAAGACAACG GGGTGGAAGCAGAAGAATGGGGTAAATTTCTTCACACCAAGAATAAG CTTTACACAGACTTTGATGAAATTCGACAAGAAATTGAAAATGAGACAGAAAGAATTTCAGGAAATAATAAG ggagtgagccctgagcccaTCCACCTAAAGATCTTCTCGCCCAACGTCGTCAACCTGACACTTGTGGATCTTCCAGGAATGACCAAG GTGCCTGTAGGTGACCAGCCGAAGGACATCGAGCTACAAATCCGAGAGCTCATTCTCCGGTTCATCAGTAACCCCAACTCCATCATCCTCGCGGTCACGGCCGCCAATACAGACATGGCCACCTCAGAAGCACTGAAGATCTCCAGGGAGGTGGATCCCGATG GTCGCAGGACCCTGGCTGTGATTACGAAGCTTGACCTCATGGATGCGGGTACCGATGCCATGGATGTTCTGATGGGACGAGTCATCCCTGTCAAACTGGGCATCATCGGCGTTGTGAACAG GAGCCAGCTGGACATCAACAATAAGAAGAGTGTCACGGACTCGATCCGGGACGAGTACGCATTCCTTCAGAAGAAGTATCCATCTTTGGCAAACAGGAATGGGACCAAGTACCTCGCCCGCACTCTAAACAG GTTGCTGATGCATCACATCCGAGATTGCTTACCTGAGTTGAAAACAAGAATCAACGTTTTGGCTGCCCAGTACCAGTCCCTGCTGAACAGCTATGGCGAGCCTGTGGGTGACAAAAGTGCCACGTTACTACAGCTCATCACCAAGTTTGCCACAGAGTACTGTAACACCATCGAGGGCACAGCCAAGCACATCGAGACCTCAGAGCT GTGTGGCGGTGCCAGGATCTGCTACATTTTCCATGAGACCTTTGGGCGGACCTTAGAGTCTGTGGATCCACTGGGTGGCCTGAACACCATCGACATCCTGACAGCCATTAGAAATGCCACG GGCCCCCGACCTGCACTTTTCGTGCCTGAGGTCTCCTTTGAGCTGTTGGTAAAGCGGCAGATCAAGCGCCTGGAGGAGCCGAGCCTGAGGTGTGTGGAGCTGGTGCACGAGGAGATGCAGCGGATTATCCAGCACTGCAGCAACTACAGCACACAG GAGTTGCTGCGCTTCCCAAAACTCCACGATGCCATTGTTGAAGTGGTGACGTGTCTCCTTCGCAAGCGGCTGCCGGTCACCAACGAGATG gtcCATAACTTGGTGGCCATCGAGCTGGCTTACATCAACACAAAACACCCCGACTTCGCAGATGCCTGTGGTCTGATGAACAATAATATAGAG GAGCAGAGGAGAAATAGGCTGGCCAGGGAACTGCCTTCAGCCACATCTCGAGACAAG TCCTCTAAAGCTCCCAGTGCTCTGGCACCTGCTTCCCAGGAGCCCTCCCCTGCTGCTTCTGCCGAGGCCGATGGCAAG TTAATTCAGGACAGCAGAAGAGAAACTAAAAAT GTGACACCAGGGGCTGGGGGCGTTGGGGATGCTGCGCAGGAGCCTGCAGCCGGCAGCTGGCGGGGGATGCTGAAGTCTTCCAAGGCGGAGGAGCTGCTGGCAGAAGAGAAGTCTAAGCCACTGCCCATCATGCCAGCCAGCCCACAGAAGGGCCACGCAGTGAACCTGCTGGATGTG CCTGTCCCTGTAGCCCGGAAGCTGTCTGCCCGAGAACAGCGCGACTGTGAGGTGATTGAGCGGCTGATCAAGTCCTATTTCCTCATCGTTAGAAAGAATATCCAGGACAG CGTGCCAAAGGCCGTCATGCACTTCCTGGTGAACCATGTGAAGGACACACTGCAGAGTGAACTGGTAGGGCAGCTGTACAAGTCCTCACTGCTGGATGACCTGCTCACTGAGTCCGAGGACATGGCACAGCGCAGGAAGGAGGCTGCTGACATGCTGAAG GCCTTACAAGGAGCTGGTCAGATCATCGCTGAGATTCGAGAGACTCATCTGTGGTGA
- the DNM1L gene encoding dynamin-1-like protein isoform X1 yields MEALIPVINKLQDVFNTVGADVIQLPQIVVVGTQSSGKSSVLESLVGRDLLPRGTGIVTRRPLILQLVHVAPEDKRKTAGEDNDPATWKNSRQPGKGVEAEEWGKFLHTKNKLYTDFDEIRQEIENETERISGNNKGVSPEPIHLKIFSPNVVNLTLVDLPGMTKVPVGDQPKDIELQIRELILRFISNPNSIILAVTAANTDMATSEALKISREVDPDGRRTLAVITKLDLMDAGTDAMDVLMGRVIPVKLGIIGVVNRSQLDINNKKSVTDSIRDEYAFLQKKYPSLANRNGTKYLARTLNRLLMHHIRDCLPELKTRINVLAAQYQSLLNSYGEPVGDKSATLLQLITKFATEYCNTIEGTAKHIETSELCGGARICYIFHETFGRTLESVDPLGGLNTIDILTAIRNATGPRPALFVPEVSFELLVKRQIKRLEEPSLRCVELVHEEMQRIIQHCSNYSTQELLRFPKLHDAIVEVVTCLLRKRLPVTNEMVHNLVAIELAYINTKHPDFADACGLMNNNIEEQRRNRLARELPSATSRDKSSKAPSALAPASQEPSPAASAEADGKLIQDSRRETKNVTPGAGGVGDAAQEPAAGSWRGMLKSSKAEELLAEEKSKPLPIMPASPQKGHAVNLLDVPVPVARKLSAREQRDCEVIERLIKSYFLIVRKNIQDSVPKAVMHFLVNHVKDTLQSELVGQLYKSSLLDDLLTESEDMAQRRKEAADMLKALQGAGQIIAEIRETHLW; encoded by the exons AGCAGCGGAAAGAGCTCGGTGCTGGAGAGCCTGGTCGGCCGGGACCTGCTGCCACGGGGCACCGGCATCGTCACCCGCAGACCCCTCATCCTGCAACTCGTGCACGTGGCCCCCGAAGACAAGCGGAAAACTGCGGGTGAAGACAACG ACCCTGCCACCTGGAAAAACTCAAGACAGCCCGGCAAAG GGGTGGAAGCAGAAGAATGGGGTAAATTTCTTCACACCAAGAATAAG CTTTACACAGACTTTGATGAAATTCGACAAGAAATTGAAAATGAGACAGAAAGAATTTCAGGAAATAATAAG ggagtgagccctgagcccaTCCACCTAAAGATCTTCTCGCCCAACGTCGTCAACCTGACACTTGTGGATCTTCCAGGAATGACCAAG GTGCCTGTAGGTGACCAGCCGAAGGACATCGAGCTACAAATCCGAGAGCTCATTCTCCGGTTCATCAGTAACCCCAACTCCATCATCCTCGCGGTCACGGCCGCCAATACAGACATGGCCACCTCAGAAGCACTGAAGATCTCCAGGGAGGTGGATCCCGATG GTCGCAGGACCCTGGCTGTGATTACGAAGCTTGACCTCATGGATGCGGGTACCGATGCCATGGATGTTCTGATGGGACGAGTCATCCCTGTCAAACTGGGCATCATCGGCGTTGTGAACAG GAGCCAGCTGGACATCAACAATAAGAAGAGTGTCACGGACTCGATCCGGGACGAGTACGCATTCCTTCAGAAGAAGTATCCATCTTTGGCAAACAGGAATGGGACCAAGTACCTCGCCCGCACTCTAAACAG GTTGCTGATGCATCACATCCGAGATTGCTTACCTGAGTTGAAAACAAGAATCAACGTTTTGGCTGCCCAGTACCAGTCCCTGCTGAACAGCTATGGCGAGCCTGTGGGTGACAAAAGTGCCACGTTACTACAGCTCATCACCAAGTTTGCCACAGAGTACTGTAACACCATCGAGGGCACAGCCAAGCACATCGAGACCTCAGAGCT GTGTGGCGGTGCCAGGATCTGCTACATTTTCCATGAGACCTTTGGGCGGACCTTAGAGTCTGTGGATCCACTGGGTGGCCTGAACACCATCGACATCCTGACAGCCATTAGAAATGCCACG GGCCCCCGACCTGCACTTTTCGTGCCTGAGGTCTCCTTTGAGCTGTTGGTAAAGCGGCAGATCAAGCGCCTGGAGGAGCCGAGCCTGAGGTGTGTGGAGCTGGTGCACGAGGAGATGCAGCGGATTATCCAGCACTGCAGCAACTACAGCACACAG GAGTTGCTGCGCTTCCCAAAACTCCACGATGCCATTGTTGAAGTGGTGACGTGTCTCCTTCGCAAGCGGCTGCCGGTCACCAACGAGATG gtcCATAACTTGGTGGCCATCGAGCTGGCTTACATCAACACAAAACACCCCGACTTCGCAGATGCCTGTGGTCTGATGAACAATAATATAGAG GAGCAGAGGAGAAATAGGCTGGCCAGGGAACTGCCTTCAGCCACATCTCGAGACAAG TCCTCTAAAGCTCCCAGTGCTCTGGCACCTGCTTCCCAGGAGCCCTCCCCTGCTGCTTCTGCCGAGGCCGATGGCAAG TTAATTCAGGACAGCAGAAGAGAAACTAAAAAT GTGACACCAGGGGCTGGGGGCGTTGGGGATGCTGCGCAGGAGCCTGCAGCCGGCAGCTGGCGGGGGATGCTGAAGTCTTCCAAGGCGGAGGAGCTGCTGGCAGAAGAGAAGTCTAAGCCACTGCCCATCATGCCAGCCAGCCCACAGAAGGGCCACGCAGTGAACCTGCTGGATGTG CCTGTCCCTGTAGCCCGGAAGCTGTCTGCCCGAGAACAGCGCGACTGTGAGGTGATTGAGCGGCTGATCAAGTCCTATTTCCTCATCGTTAGAAAGAATATCCAGGACAG CGTGCCAAAGGCCGTCATGCACTTCCTGGTGAACCATGTGAAGGACACACTGCAGAGTGAACTGGTAGGGCAGCTGTACAAGTCCTCACTGCTGGATGACCTGCTCACTGAGTCCGAGGACATGGCACAGCGCAGGAAGGAGGCTGCTGACATGCTGAAG GCCTTACAAGGAGCTGGTCAGATCATCGCTGAGATTCGAGAGACTCATCTGTGGTGA
- the DNM1L gene encoding dynamin-1-like protein isoform X6 → MEALIPVINKLQDVFNTVGADVIQLPQIVVVGTQSSGKSSVLESLVGRDLLPRGTGIVTRRPLILQLVHVAPEDKRKTAGEDNGVEAEEWGKFLHTKNKLYTDFDEIRQEIENETERISGNNKGVSPEPIHLKIFSPNVVNLTLVDLPGMTKVPVGDQPKDIELQIRELILRFISNPNSIILAVTAANTDMATSEALKISREVDPDGRRTLAVITKLDLMDAGTDAMDVLMGRVIPVKLGIIGVVNRSQLDINNKKSVTDSIRDEYAFLQKKYPSLANRNGTKYLARTLNRLLMHHIRDCLPELKTRINVLAAQYQSLLNSYGEPVGDKSATLLQLITKFATEYCNTIEGTAKHIETSELCGGARICYIFHETFGRTLESVDPLGGLNTIDILTAIRNATGPRPALFVPEVSFELLVKRQIKRLEEPSLRCVELVHEEMQRIIQHCSNYSTQELLRFPKLHDAIVEVVTCLLRKRLPVTNEMVHNLVAIELAYINTKHPDFADACGLMNNNIEEQRRNRLARELPSATSRDKVTPGAGGVGDAAQEPAAGSWRGMLKSSKAEELLAEEKSKPLPIMPASPQKGHAVNLLDVPVPVARKLSAREQRDCEVIERLIKSYFLIVRKNIQDSVPKAVMHFLVNHVKDTLQSELVGQLYKSSLLDDLLTESEDMAQRRKEAADMLKALQGAGQIIAEIRETHLW, encoded by the exons AGCAGCGGAAAGAGCTCGGTGCTGGAGAGCCTGGTCGGCCGGGACCTGCTGCCACGGGGCACCGGCATCGTCACCCGCAGACCCCTCATCCTGCAACTCGTGCACGTGGCCCCCGAAGACAAGCGGAAAACTGCGGGTGAAGACAACG GGGTGGAAGCAGAAGAATGGGGTAAATTTCTTCACACCAAGAATAAG CTTTACACAGACTTTGATGAAATTCGACAAGAAATTGAAAATGAGACAGAAAGAATTTCAGGAAATAATAAG ggagtgagccctgagcccaTCCACCTAAAGATCTTCTCGCCCAACGTCGTCAACCTGACACTTGTGGATCTTCCAGGAATGACCAAG GTGCCTGTAGGTGACCAGCCGAAGGACATCGAGCTACAAATCCGAGAGCTCATTCTCCGGTTCATCAGTAACCCCAACTCCATCATCCTCGCGGTCACGGCCGCCAATACAGACATGGCCACCTCAGAAGCACTGAAGATCTCCAGGGAGGTGGATCCCGATG GTCGCAGGACCCTGGCTGTGATTACGAAGCTTGACCTCATGGATGCGGGTACCGATGCCATGGATGTTCTGATGGGACGAGTCATCCCTGTCAAACTGGGCATCATCGGCGTTGTGAACAG GAGCCAGCTGGACATCAACAATAAGAAGAGTGTCACGGACTCGATCCGGGACGAGTACGCATTCCTTCAGAAGAAGTATCCATCTTTGGCAAACAGGAATGGGACCAAGTACCTCGCCCGCACTCTAAACAG GTTGCTGATGCATCACATCCGAGATTGCTTACCTGAGTTGAAAACAAGAATCAACGTTTTGGCTGCCCAGTACCAGTCCCTGCTGAACAGCTATGGCGAGCCTGTGGGTGACAAAAGTGCCACGTTACTACAGCTCATCACCAAGTTTGCCACAGAGTACTGTAACACCATCGAGGGCACAGCCAAGCACATCGAGACCTCAGAGCT GTGTGGCGGTGCCAGGATCTGCTACATTTTCCATGAGACCTTTGGGCGGACCTTAGAGTCTGTGGATCCACTGGGTGGCCTGAACACCATCGACATCCTGACAGCCATTAGAAATGCCACG GGCCCCCGACCTGCACTTTTCGTGCCTGAGGTCTCCTTTGAGCTGTTGGTAAAGCGGCAGATCAAGCGCCTGGAGGAGCCGAGCCTGAGGTGTGTGGAGCTGGTGCACGAGGAGATGCAGCGGATTATCCAGCACTGCAGCAACTACAGCACACAG GAGTTGCTGCGCTTCCCAAAACTCCACGATGCCATTGTTGAAGTGGTGACGTGTCTCCTTCGCAAGCGGCTGCCGGTCACCAACGAGATG gtcCATAACTTGGTGGCCATCGAGCTGGCTTACATCAACACAAAACACCCCGACTTCGCAGATGCCTGTGGTCTGATGAACAATAATATAGAG GAGCAGAGGAGAAATAGGCTGGCCAGGGAACTGCCTTCAGCCACATCTCGAGACAAG GTGACACCAGGGGCTGGGGGCGTTGGGGATGCTGCGCAGGAGCCTGCAGCCGGCAGCTGGCGGGGGATGCTGAAGTCTTCCAAGGCGGAGGAGCTGCTGGCAGAAGAGAAGTCTAAGCCACTGCCCATCATGCCAGCCAGCCCACAGAAGGGCCACGCAGTGAACCTGCTGGATGTG CCTGTCCCTGTAGCCCGGAAGCTGTCTGCCCGAGAACAGCGCGACTGTGAGGTGATTGAGCGGCTGATCAAGTCCTATTTCCTCATCGTTAGAAAGAATATCCAGGACAG CGTGCCAAAGGCCGTCATGCACTTCCTGGTGAACCATGTGAAGGACACACTGCAGAGTGAACTGGTAGGGCAGCTGTACAAGTCCTCACTGCTGGATGACCTGCTCACTGAGTCCGAGGACATGGCACAGCGCAGGAAGGAGGCTGCTGACATGCTGAAG GCCTTACAAGGAGCTGGTCAGATCATCGCTGAGATTCGAGAGACTCATCTGTGGTGA